Proteins from a genomic interval of Acinonyx jubatus isolate Ajub_Pintada_27869175 chromosome B4, VMU_Ajub_asm_v1.0, whole genome shotgun sequence:
- the CRELD2 gene encoding protein disulfide isomerase CRELD2 isoform X3 yields the protein MRPPTPAALGLLLLLLLLLPPPPGETAKKATPCKRCRELVDKFNQGMVDTAKKNFGGGNTAWEEKALSKYEFSEVRLLEIMESLCGSSDFDCHSMLEEHEERLEAWWLRLKKEYPDLFEWFCVKTLEVCCSPGTYGPDCLACQGGSQRPCSGNGHCSGDGSRQGDGSCQCHPGYQGATCTDCVDGYFSSLRNETHSICTDVDECAAETPPCGDQQYCENVNGSFVCEECDSTCVGCTGKGPERCKECVLGYTKESGQCAVGAGWNPLGKGQRIHRPRWASLRRASRLLACAVLLCFSVARGLTPDASVKLRPLPLLSNEMFPIFGSLCAREL from the exons ATGCGCCCCCCTACCCCGGCCGCgctggggctgctgctgctgctgctgctgctgctgccgccgccgcctggTGAGACCGCCAAGAAGGCGACGCCCTGCAAGCGCTGCCGGGAGCTGGTGGACAAGTTCAACCAG GGAATGGTGGACACCGCAAAGAAGAACTTTGGCGGCGGGAACACGGCTTGGGAGGAAAAGGCGCTATCCAAGTATGAATTCAG CGAGGTCCGGCTGCTGGAGATCATGGAGAGCCTGTGTGGCAGCAGTGACTTCGACTGTCACAGCATGCTGGAGGAGCATGAGGAACGCCTGGAGGCCTGGTGGCTGAGGCT GAAGAAGGAGTATCCTGACTTATTTGAATGGTTTTGTGTGAAAACCCTGGAAGTTTGCTGTTCGCCAGGAACGTACGGGCCAGACTGCCTTG CGTGCCAGGGCGGGTCCCAGAGGCCCTGCAGCGGGAACGGGCACTGCAGCGGGGACGGCAGCAGGCAGGGGGACGGGTCCTGCCAGTGCCACCCTGGGTACCAGGGGGCCACGTGCACCGACTGCGTGGACGGCTACTTCAGCTCGCTGAGGAATGAGACGCACAGCATCTGCACAG ACGTGGACGAGTGCGCGGCCGAGACGCCTCCGTGCGGCGACCAGCAGTACTGCGAGAACGTCAACGGCTCGTTCGTGTGCGAAG AATGTGATTCTACCTGTGTGGGCTGCACGGGGAAGGGTCCAGAACGGTGTAAAGAATGCGTCCTGGGCTACACCAAGGAGAGCGGCCAGTGTGCAG TTGGGGCCGGCTGGAACCCACTTGGAAAAGGGCAACGAATCCACCGACCTCGCTGGGCGAGCCTACGCCGGGCCTCCCGCCTCCTCGCATGCGCCGTGCTTCTCTGCTTTTCGGTCGCGCGTGGCCTGACCCCTGACGCCTCTGTTAAACTCcgccctcttcctctcctctccaacGAGATGTTTCCGATCTTCGGCTCTCTGTGCGCGCGCGAGTTATGA
- the CRELD2 gene encoding protein disulfide isomerase CRELD2 isoform X1, which yields MRPPTPAALGLLLLLLLLLPPPPGETAKKATPCKRCRELVDKFNQGMVDTAKKNFGGGNTAWEEKALSKYEFSEVRLLEIMESLCGSSDFDCHSMLEEHEERLEAWWLRLKKEYPDLFEWFCVKTLEVCCSPGTYGPDCLACQGGSQRPCSGNGHCSGDGSRQGDGSCQCHPGYQGATCTDCVDGYFSSLRNETHSICTACDESCKMCTGPTNRDCGQCQAGWAREDGACVDVDECAAETPPCGDQQYCENVNGSFVCEECDSTCVGCTGKGPERCKECVLGYTKESGQCAVGAGWNPLGKGQRIHRPRWASLRRASRLLACAVLLCFSVARGLTPDASVKLRPLPLLSNEMFPIFGSLCAREL from the exons ATGCGCCCCCCTACCCCGGCCGCgctggggctgctgctgctgctgctgctgctgctgccgccgccgcctggTGAGACCGCCAAGAAGGCGACGCCCTGCAAGCGCTGCCGGGAGCTGGTGGACAAGTTCAACCAG GGAATGGTGGACACCGCAAAGAAGAACTTTGGCGGCGGGAACACGGCTTGGGAGGAAAAGGCGCTATCCAAGTATGAATTCAG CGAGGTCCGGCTGCTGGAGATCATGGAGAGCCTGTGTGGCAGCAGTGACTTCGACTGTCACAGCATGCTGGAGGAGCATGAGGAACGCCTGGAGGCCTGGTGGCTGAGGCT GAAGAAGGAGTATCCTGACTTATTTGAATGGTTTTGTGTGAAAACCCTGGAAGTTTGCTGTTCGCCAGGAACGTACGGGCCAGACTGCCTTG CGTGCCAGGGCGGGTCCCAGAGGCCCTGCAGCGGGAACGGGCACTGCAGCGGGGACGGCAGCAGGCAGGGGGACGGGTCCTGCCAGTGCCACCCTGGGTACCAGGGGGCCACGTGCACCGACTGCGTGGACGGCTACTTCAGCTCGCTGAGGAATGAGACGCACAGCATCTGCACAG CCTGTGACGAGTCGTGTAAGATGTGCACGGGTCCCACCAACAGAGACTGCGGCCAGTGCCAAGCGGGCTGGGCGCGGGAGGACGGCGCCTGCGTGG ACGTGGACGAGTGCGCGGCCGAGACGCCTCCGTGCGGCGACCAGCAGTACTGCGAGAACGTCAACGGCTCGTTCGTGTGCGAAG AATGTGATTCTACCTGTGTGGGCTGCACGGGGAAGGGTCCAGAACGGTGTAAAGAATGCGTCCTGGGCTACACCAAGGAGAGCGGCCAGTGTGCAG TTGGGGCCGGCTGGAACCCACTTGGAAAAGGGCAACGAATCCACCGACCTCGCTGGGCGAGCCTACGCCGGGCCTCCCGCCTCCTCGCATGCGCCGTGCTTCTCTGCTTTTCGGTCGCGCGTGGCCTGACCCCTGACGCCTCTGTTAAACTCcgccctcttcctctcctctccaacGAGATGTTTCCGATCTTCGGCTCTCTGTGCGCGCGCGAGTTATGA
- the CRELD2 gene encoding protein disulfide isomerase CRELD2 isoform X2 has product MRPPTPAALGLLLLLLLLLPPPPGETAKKATPCKRCRELVDKFNQGMVDTAKKNFGGGNTAWEEKALSKYEFSEVRLLEIMESLCGSSDFDCHSMLEEHEERLEAWWLRLKKEYPDLFEWFCVKTLEVCCSPGTYGPDCLACQGGSQRPCSGNGHCSGDGSRQGDGSCQCHPGYQGATCTDCVDGYFSSLRNETHSICTACDESCKMCTGPTNRDCGQCQAGWAREDGACVDVDECAAETPPCGDQQYCENVNGSFVCEECDSTCVGCTGKGPERCKECVLGYTKESGQCADVDECSLAEKVCTRESENCHNTPGSYVCVCPEGFEETETACVRTQTAADEVPEDPTQPPAREDL; this is encoded by the exons ATGCGCCCCCCTACCCCGGCCGCgctggggctgctgctgctgctgctgctgctgctgccgccgccgcctggTGAGACCGCCAAGAAGGCGACGCCCTGCAAGCGCTGCCGGGAGCTGGTGGACAAGTTCAACCAG GGAATGGTGGACACCGCAAAGAAGAACTTTGGCGGCGGGAACACGGCTTGGGAGGAAAAGGCGCTATCCAAGTATGAATTCAG CGAGGTCCGGCTGCTGGAGATCATGGAGAGCCTGTGTGGCAGCAGTGACTTCGACTGTCACAGCATGCTGGAGGAGCATGAGGAACGCCTGGAGGCCTGGTGGCTGAGGCT GAAGAAGGAGTATCCTGACTTATTTGAATGGTTTTGTGTGAAAACCCTGGAAGTTTGCTGTTCGCCAGGAACGTACGGGCCAGACTGCCTTG CGTGCCAGGGCGGGTCCCAGAGGCCCTGCAGCGGGAACGGGCACTGCAGCGGGGACGGCAGCAGGCAGGGGGACGGGTCCTGCCAGTGCCACCCTGGGTACCAGGGGGCCACGTGCACCGACTGCGTGGACGGCTACTTCAGCTCGCTGAGGAATGAGACGCACAGCATCTGCACAG CCTGTGACGAGTCGTGTAAGATGTGCACGGGTCCCACCAACAGAGACTGCGGCCAGTGCCAAGCGGGCTGGGCGCGGGAGGACGGCGCCTGCGTGG ACGTGGACGAGTGCGCGGCCGAGACGCCTCCGTGCGGCGACCAGCAGTACTGCGAGAACGTCAACGGCTCGTTCGTGTGCGAAG AATGTGATTCTACCTGTGTGGGCTGCACGGGGAAGGGTCCAGAACGGTGTAAAGAATGCGTCCTGGGCTACACCAAGGAGAGCGGCCAGTGTGCAG ACGTAGACGAGTGCTCGCTGGCGGAAAAAGTGTGCACGAGAGAAAGCGAGAACTGTCACAACACCCCTGGGAGCTACGTGTGCGTGTGTCCCGAGGGCTTCGAGGAGACGGAAACAGCCTGTGTGCGGACGCAGACCGCCGCGGACG AAGTCCCAGAAGACCCAACGCAGCCGCCCGCGCGGGAAGATCTGTGA